Sequence from the Selenomonadales bacterium genome:
TCAGACAGCGCGGAAGCGAGTTTGTCATACTCTTGCTTAGCCGAGGCAAGATCGCGCATCAGACGCAAAATATGATGGTTTCCTTCGATTGTGAATCCGGTCAACTCTTGCGTGACCTCGAAGAAAAGAGAGTGCTTTGCTGTAATATCTATTATGGCTACGCCGCTGCCGAGATCCATGTTTTCCAGGATGACCTCTTCTATAAAAGGTTCTTCCGATAAAAGGTGGATGGCTCCATCAATATCACGTAAACGTCGAATATCTTGCGTGACCTCTTGAACAGCGTGGTTGAATTTTTCGTGCAGCCAATGTTCTTCTTCCAGTTCTTCTACCCATTTCGGAAGGAGGATGTTGACTTCTTTAACAGGAAATTCATAGAGTACTTCTTGTAAGATACCATATACATCTTCGTATGTAAGTTGTGCGCAATCCATGGGCAAAACAGGTACATTGTACCGTGTTTCCATCTCGGCAACAAGCGAATGGGTCACGCTATCATTTGGTCGACTTGTGTTCAAGATGACAAGAAATGGTTTTTCAAGTTCTTTCAGTTCTTCGATTACACGACCCTCAGCTTCAAGATAATTGTCACGTTCAAGATCCGTTACACTGCCATCAGTCGTAATAACCAGTCCAATTGTTGAATGTTCTGTGATTACTTTTTTTGTTCCGATCTCTGCTGCTTGTTGGAATGGAATCTCTTCTTCAAACCAAGGTGTCAGTACCATGCGTGGACCCGATTCTTCTTCATATCCAAGTGCGCCCTCGACTGTATAACCGACACAGTCGACGACACGTACCTTGACAGCCACATTCTCTTTGATATCGATTTCGATTGCTTCATTCGGAATAAATTTAGGCTCGGTCGTCATAATCGTTTTGCCTGCCGCGCTTTGCGGAAGTTCGTCTTTGGCACGTTCTTTCTCGTATGGATCATTGATATTCGGAAGAACCATCGTTTCCATAAATCGCTTGATAAATGTTGATTTTCCTGTGCGTACAGGTCCTACTACACCGATATAAATATCGCCGTCGGTGCGTTCGGCAATATCGCTGAACAAGTCAAACTTTTCCATCTGCTTCACTCCCTGTTTATTCTTCTTTGCACGGA
This genomic interval carries:
- the spoIVA gene encoding stage IV sporulation protein A translates to MEKFDLFSDIAERTDGDIYIGVVGPVRTGKSTFIKRFMETMVLPNINDPYEKERAKDELPQSAAGKTIMTTEPKFIPNEAIEIDIKENVAVKVRVVDCVGYTVEGALGYEEESGPRMVLTPWFEEEIPFQQAAEIGTKKVITEHSTIGLVITTDGSVTDLERDNYLEAEGRVIEELKELEKPFLVILNTSRPNDSVTHSLVAEMETRYNVPVLPMDCAQLTYEDVYGILQEVLYEFPVKEVNILLPKWVEELEEEHWLHEKFNHAVQEVTQDIRRLRDIDGAIHLLSEEPFIEEVILENMDLGSGVAIIDITAKHSLFFEVTQELTGFTIEGNHHILRLMRDLASAKQEYDKLASALSDAKENGYGIVIPQIDEMILEEPEIIKNGNRFGVRLKASAPSLHIIRTDVEAEIAPILGTEKQSEELIQYLMKEFEGEPDRIWRTNLFGKSLNSLVREGIQNNLADMPENAQTKIRDTLTKIVNDGNGGLICIIF